The following proteins come from a genomic window of Proteiniphilum propionicum:
- a CDS encoding Nif3-like dinuclear metal center hexameric protein, whose protein sequence is MRIKDIIQAIENLAPLPLQEEYDNSGLQVGDPGREASGALLAIDVTENVIDEAVALECNLIISHHPLAFRPFKSITGKNYVERCIVQAIKNDIVIYAAHTNLDNAQGGVNFKLAEMLELQNVKVLNPMEHALLKVVTTVPVQHAESVRNALFNAGAGHIGNYDSCSYNLSGEGTFRARPGANPNIGEINQLHFEPEVRIETVIPVMKKEEVLRALLAVHPYEEPVFDLYPINNEWEQNGGGIVGVLPETMPGQEFLYMLKDIFNLPTIRHSKIERKEIRDVAVCGGAGAFLIPRAIAYGADAFVTGEAKYNDFYDVEGRLLLAVVGHYESEICTKEIFFDLISRKFPTFALYKSAFDSNPVKYL, encoded by the coding sequence ATGCGTATAAAAGATATCATCCAGGCAATAGAAAATCTTGCCCCTCTGCCGTTACAGGAAGAGTATGATAACAGCGGGTTGCAGGTTGGTGATCCCGGCAGGGAGGCATCAGGAGCTCTTCTGGCTATAGATGTGACAGAAAATGTGATTGACGAAGCTGTGGCGCTGGAATGTAATCTTATTATTTCGCATCACCCATTGGCTTTCAGGCCATTTAAATCGATTACAGGAAAAAACTATGTGGAACGATGTATCGTGCAGGCGATTAAAAACGATATCGTGATCTATGCAGCTCATACCAATCTTGATAACGCACAGGGCGGAGTTAACTTTAAACTGGCCGAGATGCTGGAACTTCAAAATGTGAAGGTGCTGAATCCGATGGAGCACGCATTGCTTAAAGTTGTTACAACTGTTCCGGTGCAGCATGCAGAAAGCGTGAGAAACGCGCTGTTTAATGCCGGGGCAGGGCACATAGGAAACTATGACAGCTGCAGCTACAACTTATCTGGTGAAGGTACATTCAGAGCAAGGCCGGGAGCCAATCCCAATATCGGAGAAATTAATCAACTGCATTTTGAACCGGAAGTAAGAATAGAAACAGTGATACCTGTCATGAAAAAAGAAGAGGTGTTGCGTGCATTATTGGCGGTTCATCCGTATGAAGAGCCTGTGTTCGACCTTTACCCTATAAACAACGAATGGGAGCAGAACGGAGGCGGGATAGTGGGTGTACTCCCCGAAACTATGCCGGGACAGGAGTTTCTATATATGCTGAAGGATATTTTTAACCTGCCCACTATACGACATTCAAAAATTGAGAGGAAGGAGATCAGGGATGTGGCAGTGTGCGGAGGGGCAGGAGCCTTTCTCATTCCCAGAGCCATTGCTTACGGCGCCGATGCTTTTGTGACGGGAGAGGCGAAATATAACGACTTCTATGATGTTGAGGGACGTTTGTTGCTTGCAGTAGTGGGACATTATGAATCGGAAATTTGCACAAAAGAGATTTTTTTTGATCTGATTTCGAGAAAATTTCCTACCTTTGCACTGTATAAATCGGCGTTCGATTCGAATCCCGTGAAATATCTGTAA
- a CDS encoding PNGase F N-terminal domain-containing protein, whose product MKKLTFILIFFVVACTLSAQRTKKAVTINMFRDTPILFNPSDYPDGVIEKDGLIYLGNGRIVLKKLTVPKFKHYTKAEIKITLVSNGDPWDKSGSCFVIPQNSKISMLDIASGRASYPQQDTTRFEDLTGIVQGKDYLPTVELMRFMTPFGVGYFSSNEDSVSSRRRPVYVDGWAKEVSWTQDITDLLPLLEGEAYAGIYIDTWTKEGYKVNAELSLTESNIKGDKKPNIHVEPLINTNYYVGQKHPDIFSRRNVEIPFTLPAHVKNVRLKYIATGHGGHSGGDEFHPQENILTIDGNEVLRFTPWRTDCASFRRFSPTSGVWLQKRSMAYISHDGKRAEKEIEEPLASSDLSRSNWCPGSDVPPVEVNLPCLKGGSHILSISIPESTAISDNKLNHWLVSAYLVWEE is encoded by the coding sequence ATGAAAAAACTAACATTCATACTGATCTTTTTTGTCGTCGCATGCACACTTTCGGCACAACGCACAAAAAAAGCCGTGACCATAAATATGTTCCGGGACACTCCAATACTCTTCAACCCTTCCGACTATCCCGACGGAGTAATTGAAAAAGATGGACTCATATACCTTGGTAACGGACGTATTGTGCTGAAAAAGTTAACTGTCCCGAAATTTAAACATTATACGAAAGCTGAAATAAAAATCACACTGGTTTCCAATGGCGACCCATGGGATAAATCGGGTTCCTGCTTTGTTATTCCACAAAATTCAAAAATATCGATGCTGGACATTGCGTCCGGCAGAGCCTCTTACCCTCAGCAAGACACAACCCGGTTTGAGGACCTAACAGGCATAGTACAAGGTAAAGATTATCTGCCTACTGTAGAGTTGATGCGTTTTATGACACCATTCGGAGTGGGCTATTTCAGCAGTAATGAAGACTCTGTCTCTTCACGCCGCCGCCCTGTATACGTTGATGGCTGGGCAAAGGAGGTATCATGGACCCAGGATATCACCGATCTGCTTCCACTGCTTGAAGGTGAAGCATATGCAGGGATTTATATCGATACATGGACAAAAGAGGGCTATAAAGTAAATGCAGAACTCTCCCTTACCGAGAGCAATATTAAAGGCGACAAGAAACCAAACATTCATGTTGAGCCACTTATAAACACAAACTACTATGTAGGTCAGAAGCATCCCGACATCTTTTCCCGGCGTAATGTGGAGATACCCTTCACCCTCCCGGCTCATGTGAAGAATGTACGGCTGAAGTATATCGCCACCGGCCATGGCGGCCACTCAGGGGGAGACGAGTTTCATCCGCAGGAAAACATCCTAACGATCGACGGCAACGAGGTGCTCCGCTTCACGCCCTGGCGTACCGACTGCGCTTCGTTCAGACGCTTCAGCCCCACCTCGGGTGTGTGGCTTCAAAAACGATCAATGGCTTACATCAGTCACGACGGCAAGCGCGCAGAAAAAGAGATCGAGGAGCCACTGGCCTCGTCTGACCTTTCACGCAGTAACTGGTGTCCCGGGAGTGACGTACCTCCGGTTGAGGTGAACTTACCCTGCCTCAAAGGCGGGAGCCATATCCTTTCCATCAGCATCCCCGAGTCCACCGCCATTTCCGATAACAAACTCAATCACTGGTTGGTGTCCGCCTACCTTGTATGGGAGGAGTAG
- a CDS encoding zinc ribbon domain-containing protein, translating to MATRKKNVELEVSVEDKLKSLFKLQSYLSEIDRIKTLRGELPLEVADLDDEIAGLGTRINNFELELKQLDDNTKLQKGKIETSKVKIEKYTKQLDNVRNSKEYDHLSKEIEFETLEIELSEKHIREYAQESAMIKEQIKAAGELLEEKTSDLEHKKRELDDIVSETKAQEEKIREKAKKTETSIDPRLLAAFKRIRKNARNGLGVVPIQRGACGGCFNKIPPQKQMDIKLGKKIIVCEYCGRIMIDPEMAGITEK from the coding sequence ATGGCAACTAGAAAAAAAAATGTAGAACTGGAAGTATCGGTTGAAGATAAATTGAAATCTCTTTTCAAGCTTCAATCCTATCTGTCGGAAATAGACCGCATAAAAACCCTGCGTGGGGAGCTTCCCCTTGAGGTTGCAGACCTCGATGATGAGATTGCAGGGTTAGGTACCCGTATTAACAATTTTGAACTTGAGCTGAAACAGTTAGATGATAACACGAAGTTGCAGAAGGGAAAGATAGAGACCAGCAAGGTGAAGATAGAGAAGTATACAAAGCAGCTTGACAACGTACGCAACAGTAAGGAGTATGACCATCTTTCCAAGGAGATAGAGTTTGAAACACTGGAGATAGAGCTTTCCGAAAAACATATCCGAGAGTACGCGCAGGAGTCTGCGATGATTAAAGAGCAGATTAAAGCAGCCGGTGAATTGTTGGAGGAAAAAACTTCCGACCTGGAACACAAAAAAAGGGAGCTTGACGATATAGTCTCTGAAACGAAAGCACAGGAAGAGAAAATTCGTGAAAAGGCTAAAAAAACCGAGACCTCCATTGACCCGCGCCTGCTGGCGGCTTTTAAACGTATTCGTAAAAATGCCAGGAACGGCTTGGGAGTAGTACCCATTCAACGTGGTGCCTGTGGCGGATGTTTTAACAAAATACCACCTCAGAAACAGATGGATATCAAACTTGGAAAGAAAATCATTGTGTGCGAGTATTGCGGCCGGATAATGATAGATCCTGAGATGGCAGGTATCACCGAGAAATAA
- the rpsD gene encoding 30S ribosomal protein S4, translating into MARYTGPKTKIARKFGEPIFGPDKVLSKKNYPPGQHGNSRRRKTSEYGIQLREKQRAKYTYGVLEKQFRLTFDRAVRSRGITGEVLLQLLESRLDNVVYRLGIAPTRAAARQLVTHRHIVVNGQVVNIPSYTVKPGEVIGVREKSKSMEVIVNALSGFNHSKYPWLEWDKATMSGKLLHIPERADIPENIKEQLIVELYSKQ; encoded by the coding sequence ATGGCAAGATATACTGGTCCAAAAACAAAAATCGCCCGTAAATTCGGCGAACCTATTTTCGGCCCCGACAAGGTCCTTTCCAAAAAGAACTATCCCCCGGGACAACACGGAAATTCTCGCAGGAGAAAAACATCGGAATATGGTATTCAGCTGCGTGAGAAACAACGTGCTAAATATACGTACGGAGTTCTCGAAAAACAGTTTCGCCTTACATTTGACAGAGCTGTACGTAGCCGCGGAATTACCGGTGAGGTATTGTTACAGTTGCTGGAATCGCGTTTGGATAATGTAGTTTATCGTCTGGGTATTGCACCTACAAGGGCTGCAGCACGTCAGCTTGTAACTCACCGTCATATTGTAGTGAACGGACAGGTTGTGAACATCCCTTCCTACACTGTAAAACCGGGTGAAGTTATCGGTGTAAGAGAAAAATCAAAATCAATGGAGGTGATTGTGAACGCCCTATCCGGTTTTAATCATAGCAAATACCCCTGGCTGGAGTGGGATAAGGCTACTATGAGCGGTAAACTCCTGCATATTCCGGAGAGAGCAGACATTCCAGAAAATATTAAAGAACAACTCATCGTAGAATTATATTCTAAACAATAA
- a CDS encoding NADH:ubiquinone reductase (Na(+)-transporting) subunit B: MKALRKYLDKIKPNFEEGGKLHWLHSTYDAFETFLFVPGTTSKSGVHIHDARDSKRTMVIVIIALIPAFLAGMYNVGLQHYMAIGQDVSFLTKFIFGFLAVLPQLVVSYVVGLGIEFAAAQVKKEEVAEGFLVTGILIPMIVPVDTPLWMIAVATAFAVIFAKEVFGGTGYNIFNVALITRAFLFFSYPSKMSGDQVWVRTGNTFGMGQGTVVDGFSGATPLGQLSTTDAVGFGEFTFQGITGQPLSISDMFFGFIPGSVGEVSTFAILLGAILLIATGVGSWKTMLSVFIGGLTGVLLVNLFANNAIMEMPAYYHFLLGGFAFGAVFMATDPVTSSRTEKGKWIYGFLIGLLAIAIRVFNPGYPEGMMLAILFMNAFAPLIDFYVVDANVKRRMKRATVTAKRVQQ, translated from the coding sequence TTGAAAGCGTTAAGAAAGTATCTTGATAAGATAAAACCTAATTTCGAGGAAGGTGGTAAACTGCATTGGCTTCATTCAACATACGATGCATTTGAGACATTCCTTTTTGTACCTGGTACTACATCGAAATCGGGGGTGCACATTCATGATGCGCGTGACTCTAAACGTACGATGGTCATTGTGATTATTGCACTTATACCTGCATTTCTTGCAGGTATGTATAACGTGGGCCTGCAACATTATATGGCAATCGGGCAGGATGTATCATTTCTCACAAAGTTTATATTCGGATTTCTGGCCGTTCTGCCTCAGCTTGTTGTTTCATATGTGGTTGGATTGGGTATCGAGTTTGCCGCAGCACAGGTTAAGAAAGAGGAGGTTGCCGAAGGATTTCTGGTAACTGGTATCCTTATCCCGATGATTGTGCCGGTAGATACACCATTATGGATGATCGCTGTGGCGACCGCCTTTGCGGTGATTTTTGCCAAAGAGGTGTTTGGTGGCACCGGATATAATATTTTCAACGTGGCATTGATTACACGTGCTTTCCTGTTTTTCTCTTATCCCTCTAAAATGTCGGGCGACCAGGTTTGGGTGCGTACCGGAAATACTTTCGGAATGGGACAGGGGACAGTCGTTGACGGTTTTTCCGGAGCAACTCCGCTGGGACAGTTGTCGACAACCGATGCAGTTGGTTTCGGAGAGTTCACTTTCCAGGGTATTACAGGGCAGCCCCTCTCAATAAGTGATATGTTTTTTGGATTTATCCCCGGATCGGTCGGAGAGGTATCTACATTTGCAATTTTATTGGGGGCTATTCTGTTGATTGCGACTGGTGTAGGGAGTTGGAAGACAATGCTATCAGTATTTATCGGAGGCTTGACAGGTGTGTTGCTGGTGAACTTGTTTGCAAATAATGCCATTATGGAAATGCCGGCATATTATCACTTCTTACTGGGAGGATTTGCTTTCGGTGCAGTATTTATGGCAACCGATCCGGTGACCTCTTCCAGAACAGAAAAAGGAAAATGGATTTACGGTTTTCTAATAGGTTTGCTTGCGATTGCTATTCGCGTGTTTAATCCAGGGTATCCTGAAGGTATGATGCTCGCAATACTGTTTATGAATGCGTTTGCACCGCTTATCGATTTCTATGTAGTTGATGCGAATGTTAAACGGCGGATGAAAAGAGCAACAGTAACTGCAAAGAGGGTACAACAATAA
- the nqrC gene encoding NADH:ubiquinone reductase (Na(+)-transporting) subunit C: MNRENSGYTIIYASVMVIIVALGLAFTHQVLSDRQTANVNIDKMQQILRSLNIDAKPAEAEEKYNDLVKNAYLINIEGVKVEGTEGTSPFDPAFTAELSDENAEVLPVYEAEIDGAVRYIIPMSGAGLWGPIWGYLSVEADGSTVYGSEFGHAGETPGLGAEIVSPAFRNQFKGRELLKSGVFMSIAVVKPGQSVAGRDYVDGISGGTITSKGVDHMLLTSVGKYKSFLMNLNAAN; this comes from the coding sequence ATGAACAGAGAAAATAGTGGATATACAATCATATATGCATCGGTAATGGTAATTATTGTTGCTCTTGGACTGGCCTTTACACACCAGGTACTTAGCGACCGGCAGACAGCAAACGTGAACATCGATAAAATGCAGCAGATCTTGCGTTCGCTCAACATCGATGCAAAACCTGCCGAAGCAGAGGAGAAATACAATGATCTGGTGAAAAATGCCTATCTCATAAACATTGAAGGTGTTAAAGTGGAAGGTACGGAGGGTACTTCTCCTTTCGATCCTGCTTTCACTGCCGAACTGAGCGATGAGAATGCAGAGGTTTTGCCAGTTTACGAAGCAGAAATTGACGGAGCAGTCAGATATATTATTCCAATGAGTGGCGCCGGACTTTGGGGACCAATATGGGGATATCTTTCAGTAGAGGCGGACGGAAGTACTGTTTACGGTTCCGAATTCGGGCATGCTGGAGAGACTCCCGGGCTGGGAGCCGAGATAGTGAGTCCAGCATTCCGTAACCAGTTTAAAGGGAGAGAATTGTTAAAAAGCGGAGTGTTCATGTCCATTGCAGTGGTAAAACCCGGTCAATCTGTAGCTGGTAGAGATTATGTTGATGGCATATCAGGTGGTACCATTACTAGTAAGGGTGTTGATCACATGTTGCTAACCAGTGTTGGAAAATATAAGAGTTTTTTAATGAATTTGAATGCTGCCAATTAA
- the ykgO gene encoding type B 50S ribosomal protein L36, translated as MKVRASLKKRTADCKIVRRKGRLYIINKKNPKFKQRQG; from the coding sequence ATGAAAGTAAGAGCATCTTTAAAAAAACGTACGGCCGACTGCAAAATAGTAAGAAGAAAAGGGCGTTTGTACATTATCAATAAAAAGAATCCCAAGTTTAAACAACGTCAGGGATAG
- the rpsK gene encoding 30S ribosomal protein S11, with product MAKRTVAAKKRNVKVSAVGQAHISSSFNNIIVSLTNEDGEVISWSSAGKMGFRSSKKNTPYAAQMVAQDCAKVAYDLGLRKVKAYVKGPGNGRESAIRTIHGSGIEVTEIVDVTPLPHNGCRPPKARKV from the coding sequence ATGGCAAAAAGAACAGTTGCAGCAAAAAAGAGAAATGTAAAAGTGAGCGCTGTCGGACAGGCACACATCTCATCATCATTTAACAACATCATCGTTTCGTTAACCAATGAAGACGGAGAAGTGATCAGCTGGTCCTCCGCCGGGAAAATGGGATTTAGAAGTTCCAAAAAAAATACTCCCTATGCGGCGCAAATGGTTGCTCAGGATTGTGCAAAGGTAGCATATGACCTGGGATTGCGTAAGGTGAAGGCTTACGTTAAAGGTCCCGGAAACGGTCGTGAGTCAGCTATCAGAACCATTCATGGATCGGGTATCGAAGTAACGGAGATAGTAGACGTTACTCCTCTACCTCACAATGGTTGCCGCCCGCCTAAAGCAAGAAAAGTTTAA
- the infA gene encoding translation initiation factor IF-1, whose amino-acid sequence MAKQAAIEQDGTIIEALSNAMFRVELENGHEITAHISGKMRMHYIRILPGDRVRVEMSPYDLSKGRISFRYK is encoded by the coding sequence ATGGCTAAACAAGCAGCAATAGAACAAGATGGAACTATTATAGAAGCATTATCCAATGCAATGTTTCGTGTAGAACTTGAAAACGGACATGAGATAACCGCCCATATTTCCGGAAAGATGCGTATGCACTATATACGTATCTTACCCGGGGACAGAGTGAGAGTGGAAATGTCGCCTTACGATCTTTCAAAAGGAAGAATTTCGTTCAGATACAAATAA
- a CDS encoding DNA-directed RNA polymerase subunit alpha → MAILAFQKPDKVIMLQENTFSGKFEFRPLEPGYGITIGNALRRILLSSLEGFAITSVKIEGVEHEFASIPGVIEDVTGIILNLKKIRFKRIVEEFETEKVSIAISGTDVFKAGDIGKLLTGFEVLNPEQEICRMNKKAELRLELTINKGRGYVPADENRELISTDDVQTIAIDSIYTPIRNVRYEIEDYRIEQKTDYEKLVIEITTDGSIHPKEALKEAAKILIQHFVLFSDDNKIMLETSDSESIEEFDEEVLHMRQLLKRKLSDLNLSVRALNCLKAADVETLGQLVVHNKNDLLKFRNFGKKSLTELEELLEGLNLTFGMDTSKYKLDKD, encoded by the coding sequence ATGGCAATATTAGCATTCCAAAAACCCGATAAAGTAATCATGTTACAGGAGAACACTTTCTCCGGTAAATTCGAATTCCGCCCGCTGGAACCCGGATACGGCATTACTATAGGCAATGCCTTGCGCCGTATACTGCTATCCTCACTGGAAGGATTCGCTATTACATCGGTTAAGATAGAGGGTGTGGAGCATGAGTTTGCTTCTATCCCGGGTGTTATTGAAGATGTAACAGGTATTATTCTTAATCTGAAGAAGATACGGTTCAAAAGGATAGTTGAAGAGTTTGAGACGGAAAAAGTAAGCATCGCTATTTCGGGAACGGATGTGTTTAAAGCCGGAGATATTGGTAAATTACTGACCGGTTTCGAAGTCTTAAACCCAGAACAGGAGATTTGTCGAATGAATAAGAAGGCAGAATTACGCCTTGAGCTCACAATTAACAAGGGGCGCGGTTATGTACCTGCCGATGAAAATCGTGAACTAATTTCAACAGACGATGTGCAGACCATTGCAATTGACTCCATTTACACTCCGATCCGAAATGTAAGATATGAGATAGAAGACTATCGCATTGAGCAAAAGACGGACTACGAAAAACTGGTTATTGAGATTACTACTGATGGATCCATTCATCCAAAGGAGGCGTTGAAAGAGGCAGCTAAAATACTTATTCAGCACTTTGTACTTTTCTCTGACGATAATAAAATCATGCTTGAGACATCCGATTCCGAAAGTATTGAGGAGTTTGATGAAGAGGTGCTTCATATGCGTCAGCTTCTTAAACGCAAGCTGTCTGATCTTAACCTGTCGGTAAGGGCACTCAACTGCTTGAAAGCCGCAGATGTAGAGACGCTTGGACAGCTGGTTGTACACAATAAGAATGATCTTCTTAAATTTCGTAACTTTGGAAAGAAATCTCTTACCGAACTTGAAGAGCTCCTTGAAGGGCTGAATCTGACGTTTGGTATGGATACATCGAAATATAAATTAGATAAAGACTAA
- a CDS encoding Na(+)-translocating NADH-quinone reductase subunit A: MANRIKIKKGLQIPLIGESEETLRGTVTSEFVKICPEDFQGVTPKLAVRVNDAVKAGSALFYEKNHPEMLFASPASGIVTEIERGEKRRILNIVVKADSTVEYKVFGKKEITPLSPEEIRQSILDAGIWFLIKQRPYDIVAMPDKQPRDIFVTGFDSAPLAPSYDFLLNGHEEDLQTGLDALAKLTEGDVYLSISTKTTSKSLREAKNVIVTEFDGPHPAGNVGVHINRLKPVNRGEVVWTLNALDVAVIGRLFNKGVTDLTRTIALTGSEIKQTGYYKMLIGTELKSLFENNVTEGASLRYISGNPLTGRKIEKEGVLRAYDSQVTVIPEGDDVHEAFGWASFSPGRYSSGGTYPKYNKKYRLDARLMGGPRAIIVSNEYDKVFPMDIYPEQLIKAIIAFNIDKMEQLGIYEVAPEDFALCEFVDTSKLELQHIVRTGLDLLRKEME, encoded by the coding sequence ATGGCTAATCGAATCAAAATTAAGAAAGGCTTGCAGATTCCGTTGATTGGTGAATCGGAAGAGACACTAAGAGGTACGGTGACGAGCGAATTTGTGAAAATTTGTCCGGAAGATTTTCAAGGTGTCACTCCCAAGTTAGCCGTCAGGGTGAATGATGCTGTGAAAGCCGGATCAGCACTTTTCTACGAAAAGAATCATCCGGAGATGCTTTTTGCTTCACCTGCAAGCGGTATTGTTACAGAGATTGAGCGCGGTGAAAAACGCCGTATTCTTAACATAGTTGTGAAGGCTGATAGTACTGTAGAGTATAAAGTCTTCGGTAAGAAAGAGATCACTCCACTCTCCCCTGAAGAGATAAGACAGTCTATTCTCGATGCTGGGATCTGGTTCTTGATAAAACAAAGGCCTTATGATATCGTTGCGATGCCGGATAAACAACCACGTGATATTTTTGTCACCGGCTTCGATTCGGCCCCCCTGGCGCCCTCCTACGACTTTCTCTTGAACGGCCATGAAGAAGATCTGCAGACAGGACTGGATGCGCTGGCAAAGCTGACAGAAGGGGATGTTTATCTTTCAATTAGTACAAAGACAACAAGCAAGTCATTGCGTGAAGCAAAAAATGTTATTGTCACTGAGTTTGATGGACCACACCCGGCAGGAAACGTTGGTGTGCATATTAACCGGCTTAAACCGGTGAACCGTGGTGAAGTGGTTTGGACACTGAACGCGCTGGATGTAGCTGTAATAGGCCGCCTGTTCAATAAAGGTGTTACAGATCTTACACGTACAATAGCACTCACTGGATCAGAAATAAAGCAGACAGGGTATTACAAGATGCTCATAGGTACTGAGTTAAAGTCACTATTCGAGAACAACGTAACAGAAGGTGCTTCATTAAGATATATCAGCGGTAACCCGCTTACCGGGCGCAAGATAGAGAAGGAGGGTGTGCTAAGGGCATACGATTCACAGGTGACTGTTATTCCCGAGGGTGACGATGTGCACGAGGCTTTTGGCTGGGCATCTTTTTCTCCCGGACGCTACAGTTCAGGTGGTACATATCCAAAATATAACAAAAAATACCGTCTTGATGCTCGCCTGATGGGTGGGCCCAGGGCAATTATCGTCTCCAACGAATATGATAAGGTGTTTCCGATGGATATTTATCCTGAGCAGCTCATAAAAGCTATTATTGCATTCAATATAGACAAGATGGAGCAACTCGGCATATACGAGGTGGCTCCTGAAGATTTTGCACTTTGCGAATTTGTAGACACTTCCAAACTTGAACTGCAGCATATTGTCCGCACGGGGCTTGACCTGCTTCGCAAGGAGATGGAGTAG
- a CDS encoding NAD(P)/FAD-dependent oxidoreductase, producing the protein MKKIVVAGCGFGGLQLVRHLDKGLFDILIIDKINHHQFPPLFYQVAASQIEPSTISFPIRKIFQKRRDVRIRLAQVYSVNDSEKYIDTSIGRFGYDYLVIATGSTTNFYGNGQIENNALVLKSTYQSINVRNVILNNFEKLLYAVNKEGLYNIIIVGGGATGVELAGAFAEMTKDILPKDYPNIDPGKVNVYLLEGGKHTLAAMSPFAQKYSESYLRSMGVIVKTGAIVQNYDGEVLTLQSGEVIPARNVIWSAGVKGNAIGGIPEGAVLQNGRIKVNRINMVEGMHNVFAIGDVSYMETERYPRGHPQLANVAIGQGKNLARNLQRMENRIKPLRQYEYRNLGTMATVGRNKAVVDLPFVRFKGRFAWFVWMFFHLMLILSVRNKLIVFINWAWNYFTRNNSLRLILKDSD; encoded by the coding sequence ATGAAGAAGATTGTTGTTGCAGGATGCGGTTTTGGTGGATTACAACTTGTCCGGCATTTGGATAAGGGGCTATTCGATATATTAATCATTGATAAGATAAACCATCATCAGTTTCCCCCGCTTTTTTATCAGGTAGCAGCATCGCAGATTGAACCGTCCACCATTTCGTTTCCCATCAGAAAAATATTTCAAAAGAGAAGAGACGTACGTATTCGTCTGGCACAGGTCTATTCGGTAAATGATTCTGAGAAATATATTGATACCTCAATCGGTAGGTTCGGTTACGATTACCTTGTTATTGCTACCGGTAGTACCACTAATTTTTATGGTAACGGACAGATAGAGAATAATGCATTGGTGCTAAAATCCACCTATCAGTCAATCAATGTAAGAAATGTTATTCTTAACAATTTCGAAAAATTGCTCTATGCCGTGAATAAAGAGGGATTGTACAATATAATCATTGTGGGAGGTGGTGCCACAGGTGTTGAACTTGCCGGTGCTTTTGCCGAAATGACGAAGGATATACTTCCAAAAGACTATCCAAACATTGATCCCGGAAAAGTTAACGTATATCTGCTTGAAGGAGGGAAGCATACTCTTGCTGCCATGAGCCCTTTTGCCCAGAAATACTCCGAAAGTTATCTACGTTCAATGGGTGTGATAGTGAAGACAGGCGCCATTGTTCAAAATTACGATGGAGAGGTGCTCACACTTCAGAGTGGAGAGGTTATTCCTGCCAGAAACGTAATCTGGTCGGCCGGTGTTAAGGGAAATGCCATTGGGGGTATTCCGGAAGGTGCGGTATTGCAAAACGGGCGAATTAAGGTAAACCGCATAAATATGGTAGAGGGGATGCACAATGTCTTCGCTATCGGTGATGTGTCATATATGGAGACTGAACGTTATCCGCGAGGACATCCGCAACTTGCTAACGTGGCTATCGGGCAGGGTAAGAATCTGGCACGTAACCTGCAAAGGATGGAAAATAGAATAAAGCCGCTGAGGCAATATGAGTACCGCAACCTGGGCACCATGGCTACTGTAGGTCGTAACAAAGCGGTGGTGGACCTCCCGTTCGTGAGGTTCAAAGGTCGTTTTGCCTGGTTCGTTTGGATGTTTTTCCACCTTATGCTTATCCTCAGCGTCCGCAATAAACTCATTGTTTTTATAAACTGGGCGTGGAATTATTTTACCAGGAATAATTCGCTGAGGCTTATCCTCAAAGATAGCGATTAA
- the rpsM gene encoding 30S ribosomal protein S13 codes for MAIRIVGVDLPQNKRGEVALTYIYGIGRSAANSILTKAEVDRDVKVKDWTDDQAARIREIISNEYKVEGDLRSEVQLNIKRLMDIGCYRGIRHRIGLPVRGQSTKNNARTRKGRKKTVANKKKATK; via the coding sequence ATGGCTATAAGAATTGTAGGTGTTGATTTACCGCAGAACAAGAGAGGCGAAGTGGCGCTCACATATATCTACGGCATCGGTCGCAGTGCAGCTAACTCTATTTTAACAAAAGCTGAAGTTGATAGAGATGTAAAAGTAAAAGACTGGACTGACGATCAGGCAGCCCGTATTCGTGAGATCATCTCCAACGAATACAAAGTAGAGGGGGATCTTCGTTCAGAAGTACAATTGAATATAAAACGATTGATGGATATCGGTTGCTACCGTGGCATCCGTCACCGTATAGGATTACCCGTGCGCGGACAAAGTACAAAAAATAATGCACGTACGCGTAAGGGAAGAAAGAAAACCGTTGCTAACAAGAAAAAAGCTACTAAATAA